AGGGCCGGCAACGAGTGTAGATTGAGCGTCAGGCGCTCTCGCGTCCGTCTTCCTGGTCGCCGCCTTCGCCGTTGGTCATATGGGCACTGCCGCGCTCGGGGGTGAAGTCGTAGCGTGCGACTTCGCCGACGGCGTAGAAGCCGGCGTTGAGCCACAGGTCCTGCTGATCTTCCCCCACCAGTGCCACCGCGTGTTTGTGATGGCTGTGCATAACTTCACTGACCAGGTATTGCACCATGGCGCTGCCTATGCCGCGACCGCGGTATGCGGGCAGGGTGCCGAGGTCATAGAAGCCCAGGGCATCTGCGGAGGAGAACAGGCAGCCGGTGGCGACGGGTTTACCCTGATAGATGCCCAGGTAGTATTTTAGGCGGCTGTGCTTGTGTTCCGGCAGCTCGCTCAGGTGGCGGTAGAATTTTTTGATCTGGGCACTTTCGCGGGTGTTTTCCTGCATTTCCGCGATCAGGTCACCGAAGGCGAGCAACTCGTCTGCGGTAGTTGCGGTCTTGAGCTCCAGTCCCTCAACGCTTTTTTCTTCCACCGCCAGCTGTTTGATTTCCGCTGCCACCGCTATCTGTGGCGCCTGGCGTACCAGCTGCAGTTCGCGCAGTGCCTCGTCATCCAGGGGTTTGTTGGCGCAGTGCCACAGGGAAAAGGGGCTGTGGCGCTCGCGGAAGTAGTCCACCACAAAGCGCTGCAGAATCCGCGGTTGCATCACGGTGTTGCTGACCACCTGGTTGAAGCGGATGGAGAGCAGGCCGCTGTCGGTGCGCAGCAGGCCGGTGATTTCTTTGCTCTGTTTGGGGTTGAGCAGATCCGCGGCGTATCCGGCTTTGTTTTCCAGGTTACGGCAGACCAGATTTTTCGCGCTGAGACTGTATTTCATGGTTACAGAATAGTCCTGAGGGTTGCGGGGGGTATTTATTGTGCGCAACCTGTGACAGCGGAATCAGCGCAATTGATCCACCTTGGAAAGGGCACTGTGATCCATGGACAGCGCAGGTTGTTCACAACTGGCGGTGCCGATGACCCTGGCGGGCACACCGGCCACCAGGGATTTTTCCGGCACCGATTTCAGCACGACACTGCCGGAGGCGATCTGCGAGCAGCGACCGATTTCGATATTGCCGAGGATCTTGCTGCCGGCGCCGATCAATACCCCGCAGCGCACCTTGGGGTGGCGGTCTCCGGACTCTTTGCCGGTGCCGCCGAGGGTGACCGATTGCATGATGGATACATTGTCTTCCACCACGGCGGTTTCGCCGATGACAATGCCGGTGGCGTGATCCAGCAGTATGCCCTGCCCCAGTTGTGCTGCGGGGTGGATGTCCACGCCGAACACCACTGAGATCCGGTGCTGTACAAACAGCGACAGCGAGCGGCGCTGCTGTTGCCACAGCCAGTGGGCCACGCGCCAGGCTTGCAGGGCGTGGTAACCCTTGAAGAACAGGAAGGGCTCGTAGAGGGAGTGACAGGCGCTGTCGCGCTGCTCGATGGCGGCGAGATCGGCGCGCGCTGCGGCACCGATGGTGGGGTCCGCCGCCAGCGCCTCGTCGATCACCTCGCGAATCAACAGTGCCGGTGCCACCGGGCTGTCCAGTTTGTTGGCCAGGTGGAAGCTGAGCGCGGATTCCAGGGTGGTGTGGTTGAGGATGGTGGCGTGCAGAAAACTCGCGAGAATCGGCTCCCGCTCCACCTGCACCGCCACATCCCGGCGGATTCCTTCCCAGATAAGGTCTTGTGTCACTTTGGCCTTCACATTTTCCATCGAATACAGCTCCTTGTTATATGGCGCCCAGTGTCAGCGGCGGCTCCTGCAGGGCCGATAATTGTTCCCGCAGTGCCAGGATATGTTCTGCCCAGTAGCGCGGTGTGTTGAACCAGGGAAAGGCCTTGGGAAACGCCGGATCCTGCCAGCGCCGCGCCAGCCAGGCCGCGTGGTGCATCTGCCGCAGGCAGCGAAGTGGTTCCACCAATTGCAGCTGGGCGGGGTCGAAAGAGTAGAAGGTTTCATAGCCTTCCACCACCGTATCCAGATAGGCGGTTGCCTCGGCGCGGTCGCCGGAAATCAGCATCCAGATATCCTGGATCGCCGGCCCCTGCAGACAGTCGTCCAGATCGACAAACCAGGGGGTTTTATCCCGCCACAGGAAGTTGCCGCTATGGCAGTCACCGTGCAGCCGCAGGGTGGACCAGGTTTGCTCCAGTACCGGGGTTATCCGCTCGATGATATGGGCGGTGGTGGTCGCGTAGGCCTCAACATTCTCCCGCGGTAGAAAATCACCCGCCAGAATCAGCTCGCGGCTGTCGATCGCAAAGTGTTTCAGGTTCAGGTCGGGGCGATGGCTGAAGGGGCGCGCGGCACCGATGGCGTGAATGCGGCCGAGCATGGTGCCCACCTGTTCCAGGTGCTCGAAATTATCCAGCTCGATCTGGTGGCCGCCGCGGCGGGGAAACAGTGCGAAGCGAAAGCCATGGGCTTCCAGCAGGGTGGTGCCGTCAAATACCAGTGGTGCCACCACGGGAATTTCCGCTTCTGCCAGTTCCAGTGCGAACTGGTGTTCCTCGATGATCTGCTCGTCGCTCCAGCGCCCGGGGCGGTAGAACTTGGCGATCAGCGGTTGCGCCTCGTCGATACCCACCTGGTAGACGCGGTTTTCGTAACTGTTGAGGGGAAATATGCGCGCGTCCGAGAGCAGGCCGACGCTCTCCACGCAGTCGATCACCCGGTCCGGGGTGAGCGCGTCATAAGGATGTGACGATTCGGTCATAGCAGCGCTCCGGTGAGCTTGTCGCTCGGGTCAGCTCGGGGTCATTTCAGGGGGCGCTATGCTAACGCGGTTACCCCCGACCACCAAACCTGTGGACCGCTGCTTGCCGGAGCCAGCCTCCCGGAGAGATGTGAACCTCCGGGAGGTGGACGGACGGATTACTGCGCAGCGGTCTGCGGACCGATAATACCGCTGACCTCCACAATCTTGTCAGCGGGAAATCCGCCCAGCTTGGCGTGCTTGGCGATGATTTCCTTGTTGGGGGCTTCATACACACAGTAGAACTTGTCCTCGGCCACGTAACTTTGCTGCCACACAATTTCCGGGCCGAGAGATTCCAGCACTGCACGGGATTTTTGCGAGATGGATTTCAGTTCCGCGGGAGTCAGATTTTGTGCGCCGGGAATGGTGCGCTCGATGATGTACTGGTGGCTTTCGCCGGCAAAGGCCGCAGTGCTGGCAAGCATCAGAATGAAGGCGCTCAGTGAATTACGCATGATGGTGATCTCCTGGGTAGATTGGATTCCGCCACGCCATCGCGCGGTGGAACGGCTTTGTATAACTTCCGGATAACAAGCCCCCGATACCGCTGCGAGGCTCGCCAGCAATACAAGCAGCCCCCCGCGTCGGTCACAATGAATTGCCTGCTGACCTTTACCTGAACCGGCAATTACCTTTAAATCAAAGGGTTAGCGGTACACATGAACTGCGCATACGGCGCAGCAAGTCTGCAGACCTGGCCAGGGGCGGCGTATGGCGACTTTGTGTTTCGGAGAATTTGAACTCGACAGTGCATCCAAGCGCCTGCGGCGCCGCGGCAGAGTGGTGGCGATTCAGGAGCAGCCGCTGCGTCTGTTGCTTTTGCTACTGGCCGATCCCGGCGCGCTGGTGACCAGGGAGCGGGTGTACAGCGAATTCTGGCCGGAAGACACCAGCGGCATCCTCGACGACAATCTCAACACCCTGGTGCGAAAGTTGCGCCAGGCGCTCAACGACTCCGCGCGCAGCTCGCGCTTTATCGAAACGGTGCCCAGGCAGGGGTATCGGTTTATTGCGCCGGTAACCAGCAACAGCACTTCACCGGATAGCGCGCGACCAGATATCGCCCACCGCGAGTCTGCATCTGTAATGGCACAGACTCCCACTCATCGCCGCCGGCGATGGATCGGCGCCGGTGGATTTGCCCTTATTGTCGTTGCACTCTTTTTCCTGCCTCAGGGGAATCCCTTCCACACCGGCAAGGTATCCGAAAAGCAGTTTGAATCGGTTGCCGTGTTGCCTTTCGTTAACGCCAGTGACGATTACCAGCGGGACTATTTCAGTGACGGCCTCGCGGATGACATCCTGAATCGCTTGTCCGGGTTTCCGGGGCTGCGCGTCGTTTCCAGAACCTCGTCTTTTTCCCTGCAGCAATCGGGTCTGGACGCGCGTGGTATTGGCAAAATTCTGGCAACGGACGCACTGGTGGAAGGCAGCGTGCGCCGGGATGGCGAGCAGTTGCGTATCAATGTGCGTCTTATCGATACCAGCAATGGCTACCAGCTGTGGTCACAAAGTTATCAGCGGGAGCTGACCGATATTTTTTCGGTACAGGAAGATATCGCGCTGGAAGTCGCCAGCACGCTGGCAGGCAAGTTACACAGCGGGCCGGATGCCAGTTGGCAATCCGTTAAAATTTTACCGGCCGCCTACGACCACTATCTCAAAGGGCGTTTTTACTGGCACAAACGCACGGAAAGAGACCTCAACGCAGCGGTAGAAAATTTTGAGCAGGCCATCGCCCTCGCCCCGGAATACTCTCCCGCCTGGGCGGGGCTGGCAGATGCACTGGCGGTGTTGGGCTTTTACGATTATCTGCCGCCCTCGCAAGCGTTTACCCGCGCGCGGGGTGCCGCCCGCCGCACTTTGCAACTCGATCCCAGCAACGCCTCGGCCGAGGCCAATCTCGGTTATGTGGCGCTGTATTACGATTGGGATCTGGCGGAGGCGGAAGCTCGCTTTATTCAGGCGATCGCGTTCAGACCCGATTCGTCCAAGGCCCATCAGTGGTATGCGAATCTTCTGGTGGCGGCCGGGCGCTTTGAGGAGGCGGAGCGGCAAATGCGCCGGGCGACGGAACTGGATCCCCTGTCCCTGATCGCCAATGCGGCGCTGGGGTGGGTTCTGTACCACGCGGGATCTCATCAGGCGGCGCTTGAACAGCTGGCCCTGGCGCAGGAACTGAACCCGGATTTTGAGCTGGTATATCTGTGGCGAGGCTGGACGCTGGAGGCGATGGGGGATTTTTCCGGCGCGGTTGCAGCCTTGCGTGAAAACGTCCGTCGCTCCGGCGGCAGCGCCATTGGCGTGGCGTCACTGGCGCGGGTGCTGGCGTTAAACGGGGAGCAGGAGGAAGCCCGTGCGCTACTGAACGGGCTCGAAACACAGGGGGGCTACCTGCCCTCCTATGAAATGGCCAAGGCCTATCTGGCACTGGACGGCCCGGAGGCCGCACAGCACTGGCTGCAAAAAGCCTATGACCAGCGCTCCCACTCCCTGGTGTTTTTGGGCGTGGACCCGCAACTGGCGAGCATCCGTAACCGTGACAGCTATCGAAAGCTGGTGGCGCAGGTCATGCCCCACCGCTAGGTTTTCTGTGCCGGCCCAGGCGTCGCGCCGGATCAGACCGCGACTTTTTCCAGCGCCAGGCTGCCAATGGAATAGCCCGCGCCAAACGAGCAGATCACTCCTTTGCTTCCCACCGGCAGATCGTCGCTATGCAGGTTGAACGCAATCACCGAACCCGCGCAGGCGGTATTGGCGTAGCGGTCGAGCACAATCGGTGCGCGCTCGATACTGGCGTCGTCGCCCATCAGTTTTTTCGCGATCAACTGGTTCATATTGATATTGGCCTGATGCAGCCACCAGCGATCGATATTCGCCGGAGTCATGCCCAGCTCCTGAACCTGGCTTTCCAGGTGTTCGGCGGCCATGGGGCAGACTTCCTTGAACACCTTGCGACCGTTCTGGCGGAACAGCTTGCCTTCGCCAAATGGATCCACATCGGCGGCGCGGGCGGTGTAGCTGAAGTTGGAGCGGATATTGTTGGAGAAGACGGTTTTCGCCTTGGTGCCGAGAATTTCCCAGGCACTGTCCGCGTTGCAGTTTTCCTTGCGCTCGACCACTGAAGCTACCGCGACATCCCCGAAAATAAAGTGGCTGTCGCGATCGGTGTAATCCACCTGGGGTGACGCCAGTTCCGGGTTGATGACCAGTACCGCTTTGGCGGAGCCGGAGCTCACCGCGTCTACCGCGCGCTGCAGGGAAAAGGTGGCGGACGAACAGGCTACTTCCATATCGAAGGCGAAGCCGTCGATGCCCAGCGCACCCTGGATTTCAATGGCGATGGCGGGATAGGAACGCTGCAGGTAAGAAGCGCCGACGATCACCGCATCGATGTCTTCGGGCTTCTTGTTGGCTTTTTCCAGCGCCAGCTTGGCCGCTTTCAGACCCATTTCCGCCTGCAGGCACAGCTCCTCGTCGGCGCGCTCTGGCAGATAGGGGCGCATGCGCTCGGGGTCGAGAATCCCCTCCTTGCTGACAACGAAGCGGCTTTTGATGCCGGAGGCTTTTTCGATGAACTCCGCGGAGGAGAAAGGCTTTGCCTGCAATTCGCCGGATTCGATGGCGTCGGCATTTTCGCGGTTGTATTTCTCCGCGTAGCTGTTGAGCGCTTGTACCAGCTCTTCGTTACTGATGGCGTCCGGAGGCGTCCACAGGCCAGTGCCGCTGATTACAATCCCGCGGGGCATCTTGTATTCACTCATCATGCTAGGTCCCGTACTTCACGCCTGCGCGGCGAACTACTTTTATAACGTCAGCGGCCGGCGATTTTTTGCACAGACACCGCAAAGGGCGACTATTGTGCCGCCAGGGGTCAAGCGGGTCTAGGAATGAGTACGCCAGTACCGATTAGTCGCCCGGGTAAACTGGCTGAACCCTAGGGGGTTCTGGCCAGGGCGAAAACACTGACTTGCCTGGCCCCTGCGGCCAGCAGGGACTGGGTGGCGGCTTCCAGGGTGGCGCCGGTGGTGATGACATCGTCCACCAGTCCCACGTGTAGTCCCCGCACCCGGGGGCCGGCGGTGAAACTGCGGGCCAGGTTTTTCAGGCGCTCAGCGCGGCGCAGCCCCTGCTGGCTGCCGGTTGCAGAGTTTTTGCGCAGGGCTCCAGGAGCAACCGGAATCCGCCAGTGGCGGCCGAAAATATCCGCGACCAGCTGGGCCTGGTTATAGCCGCGGCCGAGCTGGCGGCGCCAGTGCAGGGGTACCGGAACCAACAGATCGGGTAGGGATTCCTGGGGTCGCAGACGGGATGCGGCGAGCTCGGCCAGGGTGCGCCCGGGGGCGAAGTCCCGCTGGTACTTGAAGCGCTGGATCAGCTGCGCCACCGGATAGGCGTAAACCCAGCAGGCGTGGCTGTACTGGTGGGATGGCGGCTGCTGCAGGCAGCGGGGACACTCCCGCTCAGCCCGATTTATCAGCGGCAATGCACAGCGCTGGCAGGCGTGGTCGATGCTGGGCAGATCCCGGTGGCAGGGTGCGCAAATGCCGGCACTGACATCATCGTTGCCGTCGATATCACTACCATTGATACGGGCACTGCACAGCAGGCAGCGGCAAAGCTGTTGTTCCAGTTGTCGTTCTAGTCGCTCTAACAGGCGTCCAAGCTGGCTCAGCATGTGCCGGCTCTCCTTATCCTTAATCCAATCCGTGGTCTTTCCTGGGCATTACTGCTCCGCGCGGATGTGAACCTGTAAACCTGTTTGGGTTCTGTTGGTTGACAGCCATGTGGTCACCGCTACACTGCGGGCTCAATAACAATTCACCGATCCCCTGTGCTCTGACCATCCGGTCTCGCGCTTTCGAGGAGAGTAATCCCTGTGACCGATATCCAGCAAATGCCCCAGGCTACCACTTACTACGGCAAGGTCCGTCACGACTGGACTCGCCAGCAGGTACTCGATCTGTTCGCACTGCCGTTCAACGACCTGCTGTTTACCGCGCAGACGGTGCATCGCCAGCACTTCGACGCCAACCGGGTTCAGGTAAGTACCCTCTGCTCCATCAAAACCGGCGCCTGTCCCGAGGATTGCTCCTACTGCCCGCAGAGCGCCCGTTACGATACCGGTCTGGAGCGCGAGAAACTGATGAAGGTTGAAGCGGTTGTGGAGGAGGCCCGTGCGGCCAAAGCCAGCGGTGCCACCCGCTTCTGCATGGGCGCAGCCTGGCGCTCGCCGAAGAAGAAGGATATGCCTTACGTTACCCAGATGGTGAAAGAGGTGAAGGCGCTGGGGCTGGAGACCTGTATGACCCTCGGTATGCTCACCGATGAGCAGGCCAAGGGGCTGGCGGAAGCCGGCCTGGATTACTACAACCACAACCTGGATACCTCGCCGGAATACTACGGCGACATCATCACCACCCGCACCTACGAAGACCGTCTGAATACCCTGGCGAATGTGCGCGCGGCGGGCATGAAAGTCTGCGCCGGCGGCATTATCGGTCTGGGTGAAGAAGAGAAGGATCGCGCGGGCCTGCTGATGCAGCTGGCCAACCTCTCCGAACACCCGGAATCGGTGCCGATCAATATGCTGGTGAAGGTGGCTGGCACTCCGCTGGAAAACAACAAGGATCTGGATCCCTTTGAGTTTATCCGCTGCATCGCGGTGGCCCGCATCATGATGCCGAAGTCCCACGTGCGCCTGTCCGCCGGTCGCGAATCCATGAACGACGAAATGCAGTCGCTGGCATTCCTCGCCGGTGCCAATTCGATTTTCTACGGGGAAAAACTGCTGACGACCGGTAACCCGGAAGCCAACAAGGACATGCAGCTGTTTGCGCGTCTCGGTATCAAGCCGGAGGAGTACCAGCAATACGAAGATGAGACGGCGGTGGAGGCTGGACTGCAGGCGCAGATCACTGAGCAGCAAAACAATCCGTTTTTTTACGACGCCGCCAAGGCGTAAGTGCGGTCGGTGTTTTGACCAGCCTATCGGATTTCCTGCAAGCGCGCCTGTCAGAGCGCCGGGCGCAGCAGTTGTATCGCAGCCACAAAACCCTTGCCGCTGCGCCCGGGCCTGTGGCACTGGTAGACGGGTGCGAGCTGATCACTTTCAGCAGCAACGACTATCTCGGCCTCGCCACCCGCCCGGAAGTGATTGCCGCTCAGCAACGGGGTGCCGCATTGGGCGCGGGTGCCACTGCTTCTCATTTGGTGAATGGTCATTTCGAAATCCATCAGCAGTTGCAGCATAAAATCGCTGAGGTGACCGGGCGCGAAGCGGCGTTGTTGTTTGGCAGTGGCTATATGGCCAACGTCGGCATCATCAATGCGCTGGTCGGGCGCGGTGATGTGGTGGTGCAGGACAAGCTCAATCACGCATCCCTGATCGACGGTGGACTTATTTCCGGTGCGCAGTTGTTGCGCTTTGCCCACAGCGATGTCGCCGCACTGGAACGACAGTTGCGGCGCGCGCGTGCTGCAGGAGATGGCAAAATCCTGCTGGCGGTGGACGGTGTGTACAGCATGGATGGCGACATTGCGCCGCTGGCGGAAATGGCGGCGCTGTGTGGAAAGTACGACGCCTGGCTGATGGTGGACGAAGCCCACGGTTTCGGGGTTACGGGCAGTAAATGCTGTCCGTGCGCGGGTAGCGCAGCCGCTGCCGGTCTGGATCAGGACTCTGCACCCATCGTGATGGGCACGCTGGGCAAGGCGGCGGGTAACGGCGGCGCCTTTGTCGCCGGCTCACAGGCATTGATCGATTATCTCACCCAATTTGCCCGCACCTATATCTACACCACTGGTATGCCGCCTGCCGTCGCCGCGGGCTGCCTGCGCGCTCTGGAACTGATGCAGCAGGAGCCCCTGCGGCAGACGCTGGATCAGCGTATCGACTATTTCCGCCGTCGCGCTGCGGTACTACAGCTGCCCCTGCAGCAATCCACCAGCGCGATCCAGCCCCTGGTGCTTGGCTGCGAGCAATCTGTGCTGGCGGTGGCTGAACAATTGCGCAACTCGGGTTATCTGGTCGGGGCCATCCGTCCGCCGACCGTACCCGCCGGCACCGCGCGCTTGCGTATTACGCTGTCCGCTGCACACAGTGAAGCGCAGATCGAAGGCCTGTTACGGGCGCTGGTGAGCGCGCTCCGCTCGGTGGAGGTGACGGCGTGATCAGTGCTTTTGGCGAAATGACCGGCGAAATTAAAAACATCGCACTTATTCACGGCTGGGGTGGTGATTCTCGCAGCTGGCAACCGTTGCTGAAGGAACTGAAGGGCTCTAGCAACGTAGTGAATAACGCGGTGAATATTGAACTGCCGGGCTTTGGTTCACGCACGCAGGAACCCTGGCCGGATACCGAAACGCTGCTGGCCCAACTGGAAACACAACTGCCAGAGAACTGCCTGCTGCTGGGCTGGTCTCTGGGGGGCATGCTGGCGGTACGGCTTGCCGCCGCCAGTAAAAAAGTTCGCGCTCTGGTCACCATCGCGACTAACGGCAGTTTCGTCGCACGCGAAGACTGGCCGGGAATGGCGGAAGAGATTTTTGCCGAATTCTGCCGCGCCCAGCGCGCAATGCCGGAAAAAAATTGGCAGCGATTCTGTGGCCTCGAAGCGCGCGGTGATTCCGAGATGCGCGGGCTGTTAAAAACCCTGAAAGGGTGGCAACCATCGTCCGTGCCGGAAAGCTGGAGTCAGGCGCTGGAGTGTCTCGGTAACCTGGATAACCGAGAAATATTGTCCGCAATTGCTGTGCCGGCTCTGCATATTCTGGGTGAAGGCGATGCGCTGGTGCCGGTGGCGGCCGCCAGCAAACTTGAATCCCGCTGCGGCCTGGAAAAAACACGTGCGGTAAAAGTTATTGCCGGGACTGGTCACTGTCCGCACCTGAGCCGCCCGCGGGAAATCGCCACGCTGATTTCGGAATTTATTCGGCCAGAAATTGCGGAATCAGCACCGTTGGAAAAGTCCTCCGTAGCCCGAGCCTTTGGGCGCGCCGCTCAGACTTATGATGCCGCCGCATATCTGCAAAGAGCGGTGTGCCGCGAACTGCTCAATCGTGCAGGCGAAGGCTGGTCGCCGCAGCGGATTCTCGATCTCGGTAGCGGTACCGGCTATGGCTGCGAGCTGTTGCGCAAACGCTTTCCCGATGCACAAATCATTGCGCTGGACCTCGCGCCGGAAATGCTGGCATACGCCCGCGAACATCGCCCGCTCAGTAATGCCTATGTGGCCGCAGATGCGGAGCAGTTGCCGCTGGCGGACAACAGCTTTGATCTGGTGTTTTCCAGCTTTGCCCTGCAGTGGTGTTATCGACTGCCGCAACTGTTTGCCGAAATCCGTCGTGTGATGGCGCCTGCAGGCAATGCACTGATTTCCACTCTGGTACCGGGGACTTTGAAAGAACTGGAAAACAGCTGGGCGGCGGTGGACGGCAACGTGCATGTCAATCGCTTCCTGCCTGCTGAAGATTGGCGCGCAGCCTGTGTCGCCAACCAGTTGGAGTGTCTGGTGGGCGCGGAACAGCGCGCGCTGCATTTCGATAACGTCAAAACCCTGATGCGTGAACTGAAAAGCATCGGCGCCCACAACGTCAATCGCGAAGCCGGCAAAGGTTTGTTGAGCCGGTCAAAACTGCGCAAACTCACCGATGCTTACGAACAGCAACGCACGGCGGCGGGGCTGCCGGCGACCTATCAGGTACTGTATTTGCAGCTGGCGCAGCGCCAGTCTAATGCGGCGGAACTGGATACCGCGGTATCCGGTTAAGTCGGATAATGTCCCGGCAGCCAGGCGCCGGTTCGGATACTTCTGTTTACCGATTCTGTATCGGGACAGGTTTGCCGGGGTGGTGGATCTGAAGGTGGATCGCGTGGCGGGGCTGTTAAGAATCAAGGCGTTGCATTGGAAGGAGGCCCCGGGCAGCGGATTGCTGACCGGTTTTAACAAGGCGCTCGGCGAATTTGCCGGTTTTCATGGACTCGCCGCCAAGAGCACCTGACAACTCTATACCTGAACGACTACGTAGACCTCATGTCCGTCGCGCTGGGTCGGCATAAAGTAGTGGCCGCCATAGCGGTAGTACTGGATGCCGTTGATGATTTCCGCGGTGTAGCCCACCGGCAGATTTTCCACCACCTGGCCAGGGGTATAGGCCGGCTGGGTTGCGCCAGCTACCGGAGCTGCCGGGGCCGCAGTGGCGACCATGGTTGGTGCCGGTGCAGGAACCACTACGTAGCGATGCATGTGGGGCTGCCACTGGTAGAAGGCATTGCCGTACTGGTAGTAGGTAAAACCGCCAATCTGAACCTGCATGGCACTGGCGGGCAGCGTCAGTACCGCGGCACCCAGAGGCGCATCGACTACGACATAACCTGCAGGTGCGGGACGATAGTAGTGTCCACCCTGGTAGTAATAGGGCACACCGCCAACCCCCAGGCTGACAAAGCCCGCGGGCAGGACGGGAAAGCTGAGCCCGATACCGATACGCGGGCCGCGAAAGCGCGGGCCCCAGTGACCGTGACCGTGGTGATGACCGTGATGGTAGCCGCGGGCGTCAGCCGGAGCGGCAAAAGCAAAAGACAGGAGCGCGACCAGGCCGGCACCGAAAAAGAGGTATTTCACCGCTTTCTTCATGGATCCCCCAAAGAGTGAGTACTTACTATCTGTATGAATAATAACCGCTTTCTTTTCGCTGTGCTATGACCCTGAGGGGGCCCAGCGTTAAGAATTATCTGTTCGTCGCGGAAGTTATCCACAGGTTCCCTTCTGGTATCCGGCTCAGACTCCTAGTGCCAAAGTCGTCCTGGTGGTCATTCAGGCTCGGTTGCGCTGGACGATTCCCATCAATTTGTAGAGTAGCTGCGCAGCGCCGAACTCGTAGGCATGGAAGCCTTCGATCGGCGCGAACTCCAGCAGGTCAAAGCCGATGATCTCTCGCTGCCTGGCGACGGATTCGAACAGATTCAGGGTCTGGTACCAGCCCAGTCCCCCCGGTACCGGGGTGCCGGTGGAGGGGAAGACGGATGGATCCATGCCGTCGATATCCAGGGTGAAGAACACCTTGCTGGGGAAGTTTTCCGGCAGCTCGAAAGACTGCACCTGGGTGGGTACCAGCTGGTGTGCGTCGAGATAGCCAACGTTGTATTGCTCGCGCGCATCCATCTCTTCTTCGCAGTAGGCGCGAATGCCCAGCTGGAACAGGGGCACACCGGCCTCACAGACCAGACGCATGACGCTGGCGTGGCTGTGCTTGTGACCTTCATAGCGGTCGCGCAGATCGGCGTGGGCGTCGATCTGGACCACACCAAAGTCGGTGA
This is a stretch of genomic DNA from Microbulbifer bruguierae. It encodes these proteins:
- a CDS encoding DUF6515 family protein, coding for MKKAVKYLFFGAGLVALLSFAFAAPADARGYHHGHHHGHGHWGPRFRGPRIGIGLSFPVLPAGFVSLGVGGVPYYYQGGHYYRPAPAGYVVVDAPLGAAVLTLPASAMQVQIGGFTYYQYGNAFYQWQPHMHRYVVVPAPAPTMVATAAPAAPVAGATQPAYTPGQVVENLPVGYTAEIINGIQYYRYGGHYFMPTQRDGHEVYVVVQV
- the bioB gene encoding biotin synthase BioB gives rise to the protein MPQATTYYGKVRHDWTRQQVLDLFALPFNDLLFTAQTVHRQHFDANRVQVSTLCSIKTGACPEDCSYCPQSARYDTGLEREKLMKVEAVVEEARAAKASGATRFCMGAAWRSPKKKDMPYVTQMVKEVKALGLETCMTLGMLTDEQAKGLAEAGLDYYNHNLDTSPEYYGDIITTRTYEDRLNTLANVRAAGMKVCAGGIIGLGEEEKDRAGLLMQLANLSEHPESVPINMLVKVAGTPLENNKDLDPFEFIRCIAVARIMMPKSHVRLSAGRESMNDEMQSLAFLAGANSIFYGEKLLTTGNPEANKDMQLFARLGIKPEEYQQYEDETAVEAGLQAQITEQQNNPFFYDAAKA
- the bioC gene encoding malonyl-ACP O-methyltransferase BioC, translating into MISAFGEMTGEIKNIALIHGWGGDSRSWQPLLKELKGSSNVVNNAVNIELPGFGSRTQEPWPDTETLLAQLETQLPENCLLLGWSLGGMLAVRLAAASKKVRALVTIATNGSFVAREDWPGMAEEIFAEFCRAQRAMPEKNWQRFCGLEARGDSEMRGLLKTLKGWQPSSVPESWSQALECLGNLDNREILSAIAVPALHILGEGDALVPVAAASKLESRCGLEKTRAVKVIAGTGHCPHLSRPREIATLISEFIRPEIAESAPLEKSSVARAFGRAAQTYDAAAYLQRAVCRELLNRAGEGWSPQRILDLGSGTGYGCELLRKRFPDAQIIALDLAPEMLAYAREHRPLSNAYVAADAEQLPLADNSFDLVFSSFALQWCYRLPQLFAEIRRVMAPAGNALISTLVPGTLKELENSWAAVDGNVHVNRFLPAEDWRAACVANQLECLVGAEQRALHFDNVKTLMRELKSIGAHNVNREAGKGLLSRSKLRKLTDAYEQQRTAAGLPATYQVLYLQLAQRQSNAAELDTAVSG
- the bioF gene encoding 8-amino-7-oxononanoate synthase encodes the protein MTSLSDFLQARLSERRAQQLYRSHKTLAAAPGPVALVDGCELITFSSNDYLGLATRPEVIAAQQRGAALGAGATASHLVNGHFEIHQQLQHKIAEVTGREAALLFGSGYMANVGIINALVGRGDVVVQDKLNHASLIDGGLISGAQLLRFAHSDVAALERQLRRARAAGDGKILLAVDGVYSMDGDIAPLAEMAALCGKYDAWLMVDEAHGFGVTGSKCCPCAGSAAAAGLDQDSAPIVMGTLGKAAGNGGAFVAGSQALIDYLTQFARTYIYTTGMPPAVAAGCLRALELMQQEPLRQTLDQRIDYFRRRAAVLQLPLQQSTSAIQPLVLGCEQSVLAVAEQLRNSGYLVGAIRPPTVPAGTARLRITLSAAHSEAQIEGLLRALVSALRSVEVTA
- the speB gene encoding agmatinase — protein: MHTEDPNIFLGSEIEQPKPEDALFHILPIPYEETVSYGGGTGKGPAAIIEASHQLETYDNFSKPCDLGIYTRDAVDVSGPAEQVMENIASATREILSMGKMPVGIGGEHSVTWGIIKGYLDAGITDFGVVQIDAHADLRDRYEGHKHSHASVMRLVCEAGVPLFQLGIRAYCEEEMDAREQYNVGYLDAHQLVPTQVQSFELPENFPSKVFFTLDIDGMDPSVFPSTGTPVPGGLGWYQTLNLFESVARQREIIGFDLLEFAPIEGFHAYEFGAAQLLYKLMGIVQRNRA